The Enterobacter kobei genome has a segment encoding these proteins:
- the ftsB gene encoding cell division protein FtsB, protein MGKLTLLLLALLIWLQYSLWFGKNGLHDYSRVSDDVAAQQATNAKLKARNDQLFAEIDDLNGGQEAIEERARNELSMTKPGETFYRLVPDASKRNQGSAQNNR, encoded by the coding sequence ATGGGTAAACTAACGCTGCTGTTGCTGGCTTTGCTGATTTGGCTGCAATACTCGTTGTGGTTCGGTAAGAACGGACTGCACGACTACAGCCGGGTGAGCGATGACGTCGCGGCTCAGCAGGCAACAAACGCCAAACTTAAGGCGCGTAACGATCAACTCTTTGCTGAAATTGATGACCTCAATGGCGGGCAGGAGGCGATTGAGGAACGCGCACGCAATGAACTCAGTATGACTAAGCCGGGCGAAACCTTTTATCGTCTGGTTCCGGATGCGTCTAAACGCAATCAGGGCTCAGCACAAAATAATCGATAA
- a CDS encoding DUF3561 family protein, with product MRNSENYIITTGSEPLATDDETTWSFPGAIIGFVSWLLALGIPFLMYGGNTLFFFLYTWPFFLALMPVAVVVGIALHSLFNGRLLYSAVFTIAAVVIIFGLLFLWLMG from the coding sequence ATGCGCAACAGTGAAAACTACATTATCACCACCGGGTCGGAGCCGCTCGCGACCGACGACGAAACGACCTGGTCATTCCCCGGGGCCATTATTGGCTTCGTCTCCTGGTTGCTGGCGCTTGGCATCCCGTTTCTTATGTATGGCGGCAATACGCTGTTCTTTTTCCTCTACACCTGGCCTTTCTTCCTGGCGCTGATGCCCGTCGCGGTTGTCGTCGGCATTGCGTTGCACTCCCTGTTCAATGGCAGGCTCCTGTATAGTGCCGTGTTCACTATCGCCGCCGTAGTCATCATATTTGGGCTGCTATTTTTATGGCTGATGGGTTAA
- the cysC gene encoding adenylyl-sulfate kinase, whose protein sequence is MAAHDENVVWHPHPVTVAQREQLHGHRGVVLWFTGLSGSGKSTVAGALEEALHQRGVSTYLLDGDNVRHGLCSDLGFSDDDRKENIRRVGEVASLMADAGLVVLTAFISPHRAERQMVRERVGQDRFIEVFVDTPLAVCEARDPKGLYKKARAGELRNFTGIDAVYEAPESPEIHLEGQQLVTNLVSQLLDLLRRDDIIRS, encoded by the coding sequence ATGGCCGCACATGATGAGAACGTCGTCTGGCATCCTCATCCGGTCACCGTCGCGCAGCGTGAGCAACTCCACGGACATCGTGGGGTTGTGCTGTGGTTTACCGGGCTGTCTGGCTCCGGTAAATCCACGGTAGCGGGCGCGCTGGAAGAGGCGCTGCATCAGAGGGGCGTGAGCACCTACCTGCTGGACGGGGATAATGTCCGTCATGGTTTGTGCAGCGATTTAGGCTTCAGCGACGACGACCGCAAAGAGAATATTCGCCGGGTGGGAGAAGTCGCCAGCCTGATGGCGGATGCCGGGCTGGTGGTGTTAACGGCGTTTATCTCGCCGCATCGTGCTGAGCGCCAGATGGTACGTGAGCGCGTGGGGCAGGATCGCTTTATCGAAGTGTTTGTCGATACGCCACTGGCGGTCTGCGAAGCTCGCGACCCGAAAGGGCTGTACAAAAAAGCGCGTGCCGGCGAACTGCGCAACTTCACCGGAATTGACGCGGTTTACGAAGCGCCTGAATCGCCTGAGATTCACCTGGAAGGTCAACAATTGGTAACAAATTTAGTAAGCCAATTATTAGACCTGCTCAGACGGGACGATATTATCAGATCCTGA